The following coding sequences lie in one Scatophagus argus isolate fScaArg1 chromosome 9, fScaArg1.pri, whole genome shotgun sequence genomic window:
- the LOC124064494 gene encoding cell wall integrity and stress response component 4 isoform X2: MASTTFLKDTRMSSIGTLRLLLLGILLPSVLVSGQTVNSTSSISSNFSTAAINTTTQSSIMTSSATAITNSQLSTAPTSGSTAASTSAQVSNSVTPGTTNSATIQSSSMTAGSTSSTTGSITNSITNPTTTAGSTTQPTAPSGSATMTTTQSTSGGGISGMNGTTTSSSSMSMLYCPSFGCNYSDCYTLYTTRNATSCGAGAYCQLIRQMDMWYTVGCSASCADSCVNASHTGCSMICCNYTDCINGSFASMMMTTSTVTTSTTRTTTTPATTTTTMSPQTTPDNGKKCHQGTCTGATCYTNFGTAPLQTCSSSQPHCQLKKETVDSNLQWTAGCTTNCSGETACKASTQPPCHLECCNATMTSSCLWLNGTMNVPSFATRGPHLNTEVIASLLCLLAISLLL; encoded by the exons ATGGCCTCTACCACTTTTCTAAAAGACACACGTATGA GCTCCATTGGTACCTTGCGCCTCCTCCTTTTAGGAATTCTTCTCCCATCAGTATTAGTGTCAGGCCAAACTGTTAACTCTACTTCTTCCATAAGCTCCAATTTCTCCACTGCTGCCATCAACACCACTACTCAGTCCTCCATTATGACCTCTTCAGCCACAGCAATCACCAACTCCCAGCTCTCCACAGCCCCTACCTCTGGTAGCACAGCAGCCAGCACCTCTGCCCAGGTTTCAAACTCTGTCACCCCTGGAACTACAAACTCAGCCACCATCCAGTCTTCTTCGATGACCGCTGGCAGCACATCATCCACCACAGGCTCAATAACCAATAGCATCACAAACCCCACAACCACAGCAGGCTCTACCACACAGCCAACTGCCCCCTCTGGAAGCGCAACAATGACAACGACCCAGTCTACCTCTGGAG GTGGCATCTCTGGTATGAATGGAACCACTACATCAAGTTCTTCAATGAGCATG TTATACTGCCCCTCGTTCGGCTGTAACTACTCGGACTGCTACACACTGTACACCACTCGGAATGCCACTTCATGTGGTGCTGGCGCCTACTGTCAG CTGATAAGACAGATGGACATGTGGTACACTGTTGGCTGCAGCGCCTCCTGTGCAGATAGCTGCGTCAACGCCTCTCATACTGGTTGCTCTATGATTTGCTGCAATTATACTGACTGTATCAATGGCAGTTTTGCATcaatgatgatgacaacaaGCACAG TAACTACatcaacaacaagaacaacaaccaCACCAGCCACTACAACAACTACCATGAGTCCACAAACCACACCCGATAAT GGGAAAAAATGCCATCAAGGTACATGTACTGGCGCAACTTGCTACACAAATTTTGGAACGGCACCACTGCaaacctgctcctcctcacagCCACATTGTCAG TTGAAAAAGGAGACCGTGGATTCCAATTTGCAGTGGACGGCAGGTTGCACCACCAACTGTTCCGGTGAAACCGCATGCAAGGCCTCTACACAACCACCATGTCATCTAGAGTGCTGCAACGCCACTATGACCTCCTCATGCCTATGGCTGAATGGCACAATGAATGTCCCCTCGTTTGCCACAAGAGGTCCTCATCTTAACACAGAAGTGATCGCCTCCTTACTGTGTCTGCTGGCCATCAGCTTGCTGCTGTGA
- the LOC124064494 gene encoding cell wall integrity and stress response component 4 isoform X1 has product MSSLQAGQRALSLSANVIMASTTFLKDTRMSSIGTLRLLLLGILLPSVLVSGQTVNSTSSISSNFSTAAINTTTQSSIMTSSATAITNSQLSTAPTSGSTAASTSAQVSNSVTPGTTNSATIQSSSMTAGSTSSTTGSITNSITNPTTTAGSTTQPTAPSGSATMTTTQSTSGGGISGMNGTTTSSSSMSMLYCPSFGCNYSDCYTLYTTRNATSCGAGAYCQLIRQMDMWYTVGCSASCADSCVNASHTGCSMICCNYTDCINGSFASMMMTTSTVTTSTTRTTTTPATTTTTMSPQTTPDNGKKCHQGTCTGATCYTNFGTAPLQTCSSSQPHCQLKKETVDSNLQWTAGCTTNCSGETACKASTQPPCHLECCNATMTSSCLWLNGTMNVPSFATRGPHLNTEVIASLLCLLAISLLL; this is encoded by the exons ATGTCCTCATTGCAGGCCGGACAGAGAGCTCTCTCCCTTTCTGCTAATGTGATAATGGCCTCTACCACTTTTCTAAAAGACACACGTATGA GCTCCATTGGTACCTTGCGCCTCCTCCTTTTAGGAATTCTTCTCCCATCAGTATTAGTGTCAGGCCAAACTGTTAACTCTACTTCTTCCATAAGCTCCAATTTCTCCACTGCTGCCATCAACACCACTACTCAGTCCTCCATTATGACCTCTTCAGCCACAGCAATCACCAACTCCCAGCTCTCCACAGCCCCTACCTCTGGTAGCACAGCAGCCAGCACCTCTGCCCAGGTTTCAAACTCTGTCACCCCTGGAACTACAAACTCAGCCACCATCCAGTCTTCTTCGATGACCGCTGGCAGCACATCATCCACCACAGGCTCAATAACCAATAGCATCACAAACCCCACAACCACAGCAGGCTCTACCACACAGCCAACTGCCCCCTCTGGAAGCGCAACAATGACAACGACCCAGTCTACCTCTGGAG GTGGCATCTCTGGTATGAATGGAACCACTACATCAAGTTCTTCAATGAGCATG TTATACTGCCCCTCGTTCGGCTGTAACTACTCGGACTGCTACACACTGTACACCACTCGGAATGCCACTTCATGTGGTGCTGGCGCCTACTGTCAG CTGATAAGACAGATGGACATGTGGTACACTGTTGGCTGCAGCGCCTCCTGTGCAGATAGCTGCGTCAACGCCTCTCATACTGGTTGCTCTATGATTTGCTGCAATTATACTGACTGTATCAATGGCAGTTTTGCATcaatgatgatgacaacaaGCACAG TAACTACatcaacaacaagaacaacaaccaCACCAGCCACTACAACAACTACCATGAGTCCACAAACCACACCCGATAAT GGGAAAAAATGCCATCAAGGTACATGTACTGGCGCAACTTGCTACACAAATTTTGGAACGGCACCACTGCaaacctgctcctcctcacagCCACATTGTCAG TTGAAAAAGGAGACCGTGGATTCCAATTTGCAGTGGACGGCAGGTTGCACCACCAACTGTTCCGGTGAAACCGCATGCAAGGCCTCTACACAACCACCATGTCATCTAGAGTGCTGCAACGCCACTATGACCTCCTCATGCCTATGGCTGAATGGCACAATGAATGTCCCCTCGTTTGCCACAAGAGGTCCTCATCTTAACACAGAAGTGATCGCCTCCTTACTGTGTCTGCTGGCCATCAGCTTGCTGCTGTGA
- the LOC124065200 gene encoding tubulin-specific chaperone E — translation MDLELGHRVRIMLPSGRISTGTIRFLGYLQGEAELHLGVELQTPDHGLHNGSHRGHSYFECKPGYGAFVPFHKLLMAWE, via the exons ATGGACCTGGAGCTGGGTCACCGGGTCAGGATCATGCTGCCATCTGGTCGGATCAGTACCGGAACTATTCGTTTCCTGGGCTACCTGCAGGGGGAGGCAGAGCTCCACCTTGGGGTGGAGCTGCAGACACCTGATCATGGATTGCATAACGGTAGCCACAGAGGACACAGCTACTTTGAATG CAAACCTGGCTACGGTGCCTTTGTACCATTCCACAAGCTACTGATGGCCTGGGAATGA